A part of Aegilops tauschii subsp. strangulata cultivar AL8/78 chromosome 2, Aet v6.0, whole genome shotgun sequence genomic DNA contains:
- the LOC141040947 gene encoding uncharacterized protein — translation MAFPDDYKGMEAHGNTKLHAIHTNDKKQMTISLVEYEHHLSLQRHKIVDIDLECTIFDNFLADPRYTFAGFSIDGDKTRLERVNLEVANFVDIQKEWRVLEATKELDSLGDVSSMLIDDYYNNMKKKITNDKHRR, via the exons ATGGCGTTCCCCGACGACTACAAGGGCATGGAGGCCCACGGCAACACCAAGTTGCACGCCATCCACACCAACGACAAGAAGCAGATGACGATCTCCCTCGTGGAGTACGAGCACCACCTCAGCCTCCAGCGCCACAAGATCGTCGACATTGATCTCGA GTGCACCATCTTCGACAACTTCCTCGCCGACCCCAGGTACACCTTTGCAGGCTTCTCCATCGACGGCGACAAAACCAGGCTAGAGCGCGTCAATCTGGAGGTTGCCAACTTCGTCGACATCCAGAAGGAGTGGAGGGTGCTCGAGGCAACGAAGGAGTTGGACTCCCTTGGAGATGTCTCCAGCATGCTCATCGACGACTACTACaacaacatgaagaagaagatcacCAATGACAAACACAGGCGCTAG